A stretch of the uncultured Cohaesibacter sp. genome encodes the following:
- a CDS encoding sigma-54 dependent transcriptional regulator gives MNINRVMLVDDEEDVRLSVAQTLELAGFEVETYSHADEALRTLAPNWPGIVITDLKMPRIDGHAFLKRIMAIDSDLPVIILTAHGDIPIAVQAIRDGAYDFMEKSAEPDYLISIIYRALEKRCLVLENRGLRRELGTARELEGRLIGKSPAMEKLRKLVLNLADTDVDVLLLGETGTGKEVTARCLHDFGRRGEHPFIALNCGALAESVIESELFGHEEGAFTGANKRRIGKIEYAEGGTLFLDEIESMPANMQVRLLRILQERALERVGGNESVNVNIRVIAASKVDLRDAVAAGSFREDLQYRLQVAQVKLAPLRGRIEDVPLLFRNFVDAAALRYRRPMPDIDTATLQALMQRPWPGNVRELRNVAERFVLGLNEPEDLVGEGIGSDAGASNSLGEQMASFERAAIAKALKSHNGQIGVTAEALGLPRKTLYLRMQKYDLNREDFM, from the coding sequence ATGAATATCAATCGTGTCATGTTGGTCGACGATGAAGAAGACGTCCGTCTTTCCGTTGCGCAAACGCTGGAGCTGGCTGGCTTTGAAGTCGAAACCTATTCTCATGCGGATGAGGCTTTGCGCACACTTGCGCCGAATTGGCCCGGTATTGTCATTACTGACCTGAAGATGCCGCGCATCGATGGCCATGCGTTTCTGAAGCGCATCATGGCGATTGACAGCGACTTGCCGGTCATCATTCTGACAGCTCATGGGGACATTCCGATTGCCGTACAGGCCATTCGGGACGGCGCCTATGATTTCATGGAAAAATCGGCCGAGCCGGACTATTTGATTTCCATTATCTATCGGGCGCTGGAGAAGCGCTGTCTGGTTCTGGAAAATCGCGGTTTGCGCCGGGAACTCGGAACAGCCCGCGAGTTGGAAGGACGACTGATCGGCAAATCTCCTGCGATGGAAAAACTCCGCAAGCTTGTCCTGAATCTGGCCGATACGGATGTTGATGTCCTGTTGCTCGGGGAGACCGGCACGGGCAAGGAGGTCACTGCGCGCTGTTTGCACGATTTCGGCCGGCGCGGCGAGCATCCATTCATCGCGCTCAATTGTGGGGCTTTGGCTGAAAGTGTTATCGAAAGCGAGCTGTTCGGTCACGAAGAAGGCGCCTTTACCGGTGCCAATAAGCGCCGCATCGGAAAGATCGAATATGCCGAGGGTGGAACGCTTTTTCTCGATGAAATCGAGAGCATGCCAGCCAATATGCAGGTTCGTCTGTTGCGGATCTTGCAGGAAAGAGCCTTGGAGCGCGTTGGGGGCAATGAAAGCGTGAATGTCAACATTCGGGTGATCGCGGCCTCCAAGGTTGATTTGCGTGACGCTGTTGCCGCCGGATCGTTTCGGGAAGACTTGCAGTATCGGTTGCAAGTGGCGCAGGTGAAGTTGGCCCCCTTGCGCGGACGGATAGAGGATGTGCCGCTGCTTTTTCGCAATTTTGTGGACGCAGCTGCGCTCCGGTATCGCCGGCCCATGCCTGATATCGACACAGCAACGCTGCAAGCCTTGATGCAACGCCCATGGCCCGGAAATGTTCGCGAGCTGCGCAATGTGGCGGAACGGTTCGTGCTCGGTTTGAATGAGCCGGAGGATCTTGTCGGCGAGGGAATTGGGAGCGATGCAGGCGCGTCAAACTCCCTTGGGGAACAGATGGCGTCTTTCGAACGGGCCGCGATCGCAAAGGCGCTCAAGAGCCATAACGGACAAATTGGGGTCACTGCCGAAGCGCTCGGTCTACCGCGCAAGACCCTCTATCTGCGCATGCAGAAATATGACCTGAACCGCGAAGATTTCATGTGA
- the dhaL gene encoding dihydroxyacetone kinase subunit DhaL — MSNTQEHSTKKLMNAPETIIPEMVEGMLLAHPHLLRLEGETGRAVVALDGPRDGKVGIVIGGGSGHEPAFAGYVGRGLADAAAVGNVFASPSPEHIKEAAMAADGGAGVVLLYGNYTGDVLNFDMAAEECAEIGMDVRSVAVSDDVASAPKDKAGERRGIAGDFFVFKIAGAAADQGRSLDEVYAAANHANASTLSMGVALSACSMPQTLKPNFDIGPDEMEIGMGLHGEPGMRRGKVDTADHVTETLMEMILGEMAPKAGDEVAVLVNGLGATSPMELYLVFRRVAQILGEKGVKIYHSWVGEYCTSMEMAGASVTLMKLDEDLKSLLDHPCRTVALTVGSAPAPVAGATHTARTYEGTSRVDAIDRASLKTDGPITPEIFRAMMQAAGNAIAAEKDRLSELDGVIGDGDHGVTMDIGWKAVLKALEGASDQDTISQTCTKSAKAFLDAVGASSGPLYASAFNTAGKAVSDRLNLDAAAMAAWVEGMYKGILGRGGASAGDKTMIDAWMPAAEAARKALEAGGDSAAVLSAATAGARSGADATCDMESRRGRSKKLGLRSVGHIDPGAESTHVILNAMNEALQKI; from the coding sequence ATGTCAAACACCCAAGAGCATTCAACCAAGAAGCTTATGAATGCGCCTGAAACGATCATCCCCGAGATGGTAGAGGGGATGCTTTTGGCGCATCCCCATCTGTTGCGCCTTGAGGGAGAAACCGGCCGCGCGGTGGTCGCCCTTGATGGCCCGCGCGATGGAAAAGTGGGGATTGTTATCGGGGGTGGGTCCGGACATGAACCGGCCTTTGCTGGCTATGTCGGGCGGGGCCTGGCGGACGCCGCCGCTGTTGGCAATGTCTTTGCCTCTCCTTCGCCCGAACATATCAAGGAAGCCGCGATGGCCGCTGATGGCGGCGCCGGAGTGGTCCTTCTTTATGGCAACTATACCGGCGACGTGCTGAACTTCGACATGGCAGCAGAGGAATGCGCCGAGATCGGCATGGACGTGCGCTCGGTCGCCGTCAGCGACGATGTAGCATCTGCTCCAAAGGACAAAGCTGGTGAGCGGCGCGGCATTGCCGGCGATTTTTTTGTCTTTAAAATCGCCGGTGCCGCAGCCGATCAAGGCCGCTCGCTGGATGAGGTATATGCCGCAGCAAACCACGCCAATGCCTCCACCCTGTCCATGGGGGTGGCCCTCTCGGCCTGCTCCATGCCCCAGACCCTTAAGCCCAACTTCGACATCGGCCCCGATGAGATGGAAATCGGCATGGGCCTTCATGGTGAACCGGGCATGCGGCGCGGCAAGGTGGATACCGCCGATCATGTCACCGAGACGCTGATGGAGATGATCCTTGGGGAAATGGCGCCCAAAGCAGGCGATGAAGTCGCGGTGCTGGTCAATGGCCTGGGCGCAACGAGCCCGATGGAGCTCTATCTGGTCTTCCGCCGGGTGGCTCAGATCCTTGGGGAGAAAGGCGTCAAGATCTATCATTCCTGGGTCGGGGAATATTGCACCTCGATGGAAATGGCCGGGGCCTCCGTCACGCTGATGAAGCTTGATGAGGATCTCAAATCCCTGCTGGATCATCCCTGCCGCACTGTCGCTCTCACGGTGGGCAGCGCCCCTGCACCGGTGGCCGGTGCTACCCACACCGCGCGGACCTATGAGGGCACGAGCCGGGTGGATGCCATTGACCGGGCGAGCCTGAAGACTGACGGGCCGATTACACCTGAGATCTTCCGCGCCATGATGCAAGCCGCAGGCAACGCGATTGCGGCCGAGAAGGACCGCCTGAGCGAACTGGATGGTGTGATTGGGGACGGGGATCACGGGGTGACCATGGATATCGGCTGGAAGGCCGTACTGAAGGCGCTGGAAGGTGCCTCGGATCAGGACACCATCTCCCAGACCTGCACCAAGTCTGCCAAGGCCTTTCTGGATGCGGTCGGCGCTTCGTCCGGCCCGCTCTATGCCAGTGCGTTCAACACCGCAGGCAAGGCGGTCTCGGACCGGCTCAACCTTGATGCAGCGGCAATGGCGGCCTGGGTGGAGGGCATGTATAAGGGCATTCTGGGTCGCGGGGGGGCCAGCGCGGGCGACAAGACCATGATCGACGCCTGGATGCCTGCAGCAGAAGCGGCCCGCAAGGCGCTTGAGGCGGGTGGCGATAGCGCTGCGGTTCTGTCTGCAGCGACGGCCGGTGCCCGGTCAGGAGCCGATGCAACCTGCGACATGGAAAGCCGCCGTGGTCGCTCCAAAAAACTCGGCCTCCGCTCCGTTGGTCACATCGACCCGGGCGCAGAGTCGACCCATGTGATCCTCAACGCAATGAATGAGGCTTTGCAGAAAATCTAA
- a CDS encoding sugar-binding domain-containing protein — translation MKNIQSQDTEADLLRARIAWFYFVGGMTQQQIADKLQVTRLRVNRIIGQIRTDGSVVVDLRLPLVDCVKLEEALKQRYGLEEAAVLPAVEDFDENQRTIGEAAGLMLENHMGRYDGVGIGWGKTLSHSVRRLSGRHGNLSHVVGLMGAITRGSGNDTTEVATAMANAIDVECFSLTAPIYCRTSSDRDSFLQDEMLMEAMQHAEEVQPCLISCADLTHRSKIMGLPRVKQALPELLEKDAVGSILGFFLDPAGNVIDHPLNRSIMALPVEKIREKPVSILASGGRSKLPIIRAILRGKFVNRLVTDETVARALLYET, via the coding sequence ATGAAAAACATACAGTCACAAGATACAGAAGCGGACCTTCTGAGGGCGCGCATCGCCTGGTTCTATTTCGTCGGCGGGATGACCCAACAGCAGATCGCTGACAAGCTCCAGGTGACGCGCTTGCGGGTCAATCGGATTATCGGTCAGATCCGAACCGACGGATCGGTCGTCGTGGATTTGCGATTGCCGCTGGTCGATTGCGTCAAGCTGGAGGAAGCCCTCAAACAACGCTACGGCCTTGAAGAGGCGGCCGTGCTGCCTGCGGTTGAGGATTTTGACGAAAACCAGCGCACGATTGGTGAAGCTGCGGGCCTCATGCTCGAAAACCACATGGGCCGCTATGATGGCGTCGGAATTGGCTGGGGCAAGACGCTCAGCCATTCGGTTCGCCGCCTGAGTGGACGTCATGGCAACCTGTCCCATGTCGTCGGGCTCATGGGCGCGATAACACGCGGTTCGGGCAATGACACCACCGAGGTGGCAACTGCCATGGCCAATGCCATCGACGTGGAGTGCTTTTCGCTCACCGCCCCCATCTACTGCCGGACGAGTTCCGACCGGGATTCCTTTCTGCAGGATGAAATGCTGATGGAAGCGATGCAGCACGCCGAAGAGGTTCAGCCGTGTCTGATTTCTTGTGCCGACCTTACGCATCGCTCAAAAATCATGGGTCTGCCACGCGTCAAGCAGGCCCTGCCGGAGCTGCTCGAAAAAGATGCCGTTGGCTCCATTCTAGGTTTCTTTCTGGACCCGGCGGGCAATGTCATCGATCACCCGCTCAATCGTTCAATTATGGCACTTCCCGTTGAAAAGATACGCGAAAAGCCTGTTTCGATCCTCGCATCCGGCGGGCGGAGCAAGCTGCCAATCATCCGCGCCATTCTGCGCGGGAAGTTTGTCAATCGGCTGGTAACAGACGAAACAGTTGCGCGGGCGTTGCTCTATGAAACCTGA
- a CDS encoding tripartite tricarboxylate transporter substrate binding protein has translation MLAKTLLASAVIAFGLPSIANAADYPSKPISIVVPSKAGGSTDSTARMFAELAEKNNPGFEFVIKNVPGSGGQKGFEQIARAKADGYTIGLNFTPQLVAHIVSKRAKYTLDSFKVMGNVAQDPAIVVVPKASEIKSMDDLAAMAKDKALTVAVNGIGSDDFLAAKAFEEAAGVSFNLLPTKGSTEQKAGVLGGHVDAAFMNLSQMIKQHMAGDAHIIALLTDERDPHLKDIPTAAEQGYDVKMRATRGFVAPAGIDPEIQGKLDSIFTEVTNSDAFKEKAAKGNIFLLLQNGDDYLAYLKDLQAKTQSVYDKAPW, from the coding sequence ATGTTAGCAAAAACACTTTTGGCAAGCGCTGTTATTGCGTTTGGGTTGCCATCCATCGCCAACGCGGCTGATTATCCGAGCAAGCCCATTTCGATTGTCGTGCCTTCCAAGGCTGGCGGTTCGACTGACAGCACTGCACGGATGTTCGCTGAACTGGCGGAGAAAAATAATCCCGGATTTGAATTCGTCATCAAGAATGTTCCCGGTTCCGGTGGCCAAAAAGGGTTTGAGCAGATTGCCCGCGCCAAAGCGGATGGTTACACCATCGGTCTGAACTTCACGCCTCAGTTGGTTGCGCACATTGTTTCCAAACGTGCGAAATACACCCTTGATAGCTTCAAAGTGATGGGTAATGTTGCTCAGGATCCGGCCATTGTCGTGGTTCCCAAGGCAAGCGAAATCAAGTCCATGGACGATCTGGCTGCCATGGCCAAGGACAAGGCGCTGACGGTTGCAGTCAATGGCATCGGCTCTGACGATTTCCTTGCTGCCAAAGCTTTTGAAGAAGCTGCTGGCGTTTCCTTCAACCTGCTGCCAACCAAAGGCTCCACTGAGCAGAAGGCAGGCGTGTTGGGTGGTCATGTGGACGCAGCCTTCATGAACCTGTCGCAGATGATCAAACAGCATATGGCAGGCGATGCGCATATCATTGCTTTGCTGACCGACGAGCGTGATCCGCATCTCAAGGACATTCCGACGGCTGCTGAGCAGGGATATGACGTGAAAATGCGTGCAACCCGTGGCTTCGTCGCCCCAGCCGGTATTGATCCTGAAATTCAGGGCAAGCTTGACTCCATCTTCACAGAAGTCACCAACAGCGACGCGTTCAAAGAAAAAGCTGCCAAAGGCAATATCTTCCTGCTTCTGCAGAATGGCGATGACTATCTCGCATATTTGAAAGATCTTCAGGCCAAAACGCAAAGCGTCTATGACAAAGCGCCTTGGTAA
- a CDS encoding tripartite tricarboxylate transporter TctB family protein: MTTKLVDRSVLVLMIVGAVLLFNSTASYTGIAVSTSAKYVKFLAVSIGLLCTVQLGFSLHRDKGQEPLVLTEHYPRFLSLIAGLILFALFFERLGFFVSAGIFIPIISVVLGYRRYVTIGLTTLGVLLFVYLVFIQLLAVNLPIGGS; the protein is encoded by the coding sequence ATGACTACGAAACTCGTAGATCGATCAGTTCTTGTACTGATGATCGTGGGTGCTGTGCTGTTGTTTAACAGCACAGCTTCCTACACCGGTATCGCCGTGTCGACCTCGGCCAAGTATGTCAAGTTTCTGGCTGTTTCAATTGGCTTGCTTTGCACCGTCCAGCTCGGCTTCAGTCTTCATCGTGACAAGGGGCAAGAGCCACTCGTTCTGACGGAACATTATCCTCGGTTTCTCAGCCTGATTGCGGGATTGATCCTGTTTGCGCTCTTCTTCGAGCGTTTGGGCTTTTTCGTCTCTGCTGGCATTTTCATTCCGATCATTTCAGTTGTCCTTGGATATCGGCGCTACGTGACGATTGGCCTGACAACGTTGGGTGTCCTGTTGTTCGTGTATCTGGTGTTTATCCAGCTTCTGGCCGTGAACTTGCCAATCGGTGGAAGCTAA
- a CDS encoding SIS domain-containing protein, producing MKTLCRNALAELAQVVEKLDEKNCDEVVETVRSANRIALYGVGREGLQIKGFAMRLFHLGLKVSVVGDMTTPPLGAGDLLIVSAGPGYFSTVAALIDTAKEAGAKTLCITAQPDGACAMSADQVLVIPAQTMADDMGSKSSTLPMGSLYEGAQYVVFECLLLKLKQLLAISTDDMRHNHTNLE from the coding sequence ATGAAGACGCTATGCCGAAATGCACTCGCAGAACTTGCTCAAGTCGTTGAAAAATTGGATGAAAAAAACTGCGATGAGGTTGTTGAAACGGTCCGTTCGGCGAACAGAATCGCATTGTATGGCGTCGGTAGGGAAGGACTGCAAATCAAGGGATTTGCCATGCGTCTCTTCCATCTCGGGTTGAAGGTCTCTGTGGTGGGAGACATGACGACACCACCACTGGGCGCCGGAGATCTACTTATTGTTTCAGCAGGTCCGGGATATTTTTCCACCGTCGCCGCCCTGATCGACACCGCAAAGGAAGCCGGCGCCAAAACCCTGTGCATCACCGCTCAACCGGATGGTGCCTGTGCCATGTCGGCCGATCAGGTTCTGGTCATACCCGCCCAAACCATGGCGGATGACATGGGGTCCAAAAGCTCGACATTGCCGATGGGTTCGCTTTACGAGGGCGCGCAGTATGTAGTATTCGAGTGTTTACTTTTAAAGCTGAAGCAACTCCTTGCGATCAGCACAGATGATATGCGACACAACCATACAAATCTCGAATGA
- a CDS encoding substrate-binding domain-containing protein encodes MKKLTVALLATIAIALPQIAVAADNAGMEKKDSYRFVIIPKVVHPWFDLVNDGAKQAAAVIEAQTGSKVQIDYSAPQQADVVQQNQIVESSISTRPDGIAIDLLDGSGNRASLEDAVGQGIPVTVFDSVPPEGMNLTSIGNDFCEQASIASHRLAKLLGEKGEVAIMMGVPTAPNHAIRAECHQKVFDSYPDIKVVATGIDNDSIETAQKQAAAIMQANPNLKGWVACDAAGPIGIGQAIQEAGKVGDVQMVGLDNLPEMLQLIRDGVADSSSSTKPQMQGYWAVMAMWQQSMGLQTPKYIDTGIAVLTKDNVGE; translated from the coding sequence ATGAAAAAACTTACAGTTGCACTACTCGCAACCATCGCAATTGCGTTGCCTCAGATCGCTGTGGCCGCAGACAATGCCGGGATGGAGAAAAAAGACAGTTACCGCTTCGTGATCATTCCTAAAGTCGTCCATCCATGGTTCGACCTGGTGAATGACGGCGCCAAGCAGGCCGCCGCAGTCATCGAAGCCCAGACCGGCTCCAAAGTTCAAATTGATTACAGCGCCCCGCAGCAGGCGGACGTCGTTCAGCAAAACCAGATCGTGGAAAGCTCGATTTCAACGCGTCCTGACGGGATCGCGATCGACCTTCTCGATGGCAGCGGCAACCGTGCATCCTTGGAAGATGCCGTCGGGCAGGGCATCCCGGTTACCGTCTTTGACTCGGTCCCACCCGAAGGCATGAACCTGACGTCCATCGGCAATGATTTCTGTGAGCAGGCTTCCATCGCATCCCATCGTCTTGCAAAACTGCTTGGTGAAAAAGGAGAAGTCGCCATCATGATGGGCGTGCCGACCGCACCAAACCATGCAATCCGTGCAGAATGCCATCAGAAAGTCTTTGACAGCTATCCTGACATCAAGGTTGTCGCAACCGGTATTGATAATGACAGCATCGAAACTGCCCAGAAGCAGGCTGCCGCGATCATGCAGGCCAATCCGAACCTGAAAGGCTGGGTCGCATGTGATGCTGCCGGTCCAATCGGTATCGGCCAGGCCATTCAGGAAGCCGGCAAAGTTGGCGACGTGCAGATGGTGGGGCTTGATAACCTTCCCGAAATGCTGCAGCTGATCCGCGACGGTGTTGCCGACAGTTCTTCCTCTACCAAGCCGCAGATGCAGGGCTATTGGGCCGTCATGGCCATGTGGCAGCAGTCGATGGGTCTTCAGACACCCAAATATATCGACACCGGCATTGCAGT
- a CDS encoding tripartite tricarboxylate transporter permease translates to MLEYVSIVLSFESLLTIFVGTVAGVAIGGMPGLTATMAVGLLVPFTYTMDPTPGLMLLGGIYCGAMYGGSIPAILLNTPGTPAAVATAIEGYRMSRNGRAGVALKTSVVASFCGGSFSALILLLFAPFLAMQALKFGPAETFLLALMGLAGIVSIADENSSLIKALIAGLIGMIIAIVGTDDMSGSLRYTMGMIELVDGIDFMPALIGLFSMIQMLELAGMHKQSIDTSLLEKASKREPLPKGIKKFIALGSATGTVIGILPGEGATIAAFISYNFSKRISKVKEMFGKGNPEGIAAAEAGNNGCVGGSLVPTLTLGIPGNSVAAALMGAFIIHGMIPGPELFTEYADRTYPFIISLFVANGVFLLVGIMFAPYLARVALVPPALMVPVVSAFAVLGSYALNNSVFDVYLMIAFAVGGLVLRKVGYSLEALILGLILGPIAEGGFSQGMIIGHGSPWVFFESNIAKVMWFIIFILLVPPLYSYFKTMRHHHNGTGSDNEQAG, encoded by the coding sequence ATGCTTGAATATGTTTCTATCGTTCTCTCTTTTGAATCGCTGCTGACCATTTTCGTTGGCACCGTAGCTGGTGTTGCTATTGGCGGCATGCCCGGTTTGACGGCAACCATGGCAGTGGGTCTTCTGGTGCCGTTTACCTACACCATGGATCCGACCCCGGGGCTGATGTTGCTTGGCGGCATCTATTGTGGTGCGATGTATGGTGGTTCGATCCCGGCAATTCTGCTGAACACGCCCGGTACACCTGCTGCGGTCGCAACGGCCATCGAAGGGTATCGCATGAGCCGCAATGGCAGGGCAGGCGTGGCGCTCAAGACGTCGGTCGTGGCCTCTTTTTGCGGTGGTAGCTTTTCTGCGCTCATTCTGCTGCTGTTTGCGCCCTTTCTTGCGATGCAGGCTTTGAAATTCGGACCTGCGGAGACCTTTTTGCTGGCGCTTATGGGATTGGCCGGGATCGTGTCCATTGCAGATGAGAATTCCTCTTTGATCAAGGCTCTGATTGCCGGATTGATCGGGATGATCATCGCGATTGTCGGCACTGACGATATGTCCGGTAGCCTGCGCTACACGATGGGCATGATCGAACTGGTCGATGGCATCGACTTCATGCCTGCCTTGATTGGCCTGTTCTCGATGATCCAGATGCTTGAACTGGCTGGGATGCACAAGCAATCAATCGACACATCGCTCTTGGAAAAGGCCAGCAAGAGAGAGCCTTTGCCCAAAGGCATCAAGAAATTCATCGCCTTGGGGTCTGCTACGGGCACTGTTATCGGTATTTTGCCGGGCGAAGGCGCAACTATCGCAGCCTTCATTTCCTACAATTTCTCCAAACGCATCTCCAAGGTCAAAGAGATGTTCGGCAAAGGCAATCCGGAGGGTATTGCTGCCGCAGAGGCAGGCAATAACGGCTGTGTTGGTGGCTCGCTGGTGCCCACACTCACACTTGGTATTCCGGGTAATTCGGTGGCTGCCGCGTTGATGGGGGCGTTTATCATTCACGGAATGATCCCCGGGCCGGAATTGTTCACCGAATATGCGGACCGAACTTATCCGTTCATTATTTCCCTGTTCGTTGCGAATGGTGTGTTCTTGCTGGTCGGGATCATGTTTGCCCCGTATCTTGCCCGCGTTGCTTTGGTGCCGCCTGCATTGATGGTGCCTGTCGTCAGCGCATTTGCCGTGCTTGGCTCCTATGCCCTTAACAATTCGGTGTTTGATGTCTACCTGATGATTGCGTTTGCCGTGGGCGGGTTGGTGCTCAGAAAAGTGGGCTATTCACTCGAAGCGCTGATTCTGGGCCTGATCCTTGGTCCCATCGCAGAAGGTGGATTCTCGCAAGGCATGATTATTGGTCATGGATCACCTTGGGTCTTTTTTGAAAGCAACATCGCCAAGGTTATGTGGTTCATCATCTTCATCCTCTTGGTGCCACCGCTCTATAGCTACTTCAAGACGATGCGGCATCACCATAACGGGACCGGCTCGGACAATGAACAGGCTGGATGA